A section of the Clostridium omnivorum genome encodes:
- a CDS encoding histidine triad nucleotide-binding protein, with protein sequence MSDCIFCKIINNEIPCEKIYEDDKVISFKDISPAAPVHILIIPKKHITSINEMSEEHIELIGHIFVVAKMLAKQLGISENGYRIVNNCGEQAGQTVKHVHFHMLGGRNLNWPPG encoded by the coding sequence ATGTCTGATTGTATTTTTTGCAAAATAATCAATAATGAAATTCCATGCGAAAAAATCTATGAAGATGATAAAGTTATAAGCTTCAAAGACATAAGCCCTGCAGCTCCCGTTCATATACTGATTATTCCTAAAAAGCATATAACTAGTATTAATGAAATGTCAGAGGAACATATTGAGCTTATTGGACATATCTTTGTAGTAGCAAAAATGTTAGCTAAGCAGCTTGGCATTAGCGAAAACGGGTATAGAATCGTAAATAATTGCGGTGAACAGGCTGGACAGACGGTTAAACATGTTCATTTTCATATGCTTGGAGGAAGAAACCTTAATTGGCCACCAGGTTAA
- a CDS encoding GatB/YqeY domain-containing protein yields MSLKERLQADWKDALKAKDKFRADTISTARAAILQVEKTDRVELDDEQVIEVLAREVKQRREAILEFEKGNRQDLVDKGVSEIEILLSYLPQQLTEDEIFVIVRDAAVEVGANSMKDMGKVMSVLAPRVKGRADGKLVSQIVKEYLNK; encoded by the coding sequence ATGTCTCTTAAGGAAAGACTACAAGCAGATTGGAAAGATGCTTTAAAAGCAAAAGACAAATTTAGAGCCGATACAATAAGTACGGCAAGAGCTGCTATATTGCAAGTAGAAAAAACTGATAGAGTAGAACTTGATGACGAACAAGTCATTGAAGTATTAGCTAGGGAAGTTAAACAGAGACGTGAAGCTATACTTGAATTTGAAAAAGGAAATAGACAAGATTTAGTTGACAAAGGTGTTAGTGAAATAGAGATCTTGTTGAGTTACCTTCCTCAGCAGTTAACAGAAGATGAAATTTTTGTTATAGTTAGAGATGCAGCTGTTGAAGTAGGTGCTAATAGCATGAAAGACATGGGAAAAGTTATGTCGGTGCTCGCGCCAAGAGTTAAAGGCAGAGCTGATGGCAAACTTGTAAGTCAAATTGTTAAAGAGTATTTAAATAAATAG
- the mtaB gene encoding tRNA (N(6)-L-threonylcarbamoyladenosine(37)-C(2))-methylthiotransferase MtaB, producing MKVAFATLGCRVNQYESEAMAEKFIREGYEVVPYDQFSDVYVINTCTVTNMGDKKSRQMINRAKRLNEDAIVAVVGCYSQIAPNEVSNIEGVDIVLGTRNKGDIVYWVNRTREERKQVVKVEDVLKNKQFEELNIEEYQDKTRAFLKIQDGCNRFCSYCLIPFARGAVCSKEPSKIMSEVEELARHGFKEIILSGIHTASYGVDLEEKVTLIDILEKIEKVDGIERVRIGSIDPTFFTEEAINRIVVLKKLCPHFHLSLQSGCDETLKRMNRHYTTEVYKKVVNDLRNHIKDVSITTDIIVGFPGETEEEFEQTFKFLSEIKLTKMHIFKYSPRKGTKAAGMKNQVDGNIKEYRSSRLIELSECNEADFIKKLEGASVKVLYEQRINSIEDRYEGYTPNYIKVITGAKEDITGSIIKTTLKKACKDYMIGEII from the coding sequence ATGAAAGTTGCTTTTGCTACCTTAGGCTGTAGAGTCAATCAGTATGAGTCTGAAGCTATGGCTGAAAAATTTATACGTGAAGGCTATGAAGTTGTACCATATGATCAATTTTCTGATGTATATGTTATTAACACTTGCACAGTTACTAATATGGGAGATAAAAAGTCTAGGCAAATGATAAATAGGGCAAAGAGATTAAACGAAGATGCAATAGTTGCAGTAGTAGGCTGTTATTCTCAAATAGCCCCAAATGAAGTTTCCAATATTGAAGGTGTAGATATAGTTTTGGGTACCAGAAATAAAGGGGATATTGTTTACTGGGTTAATAGGACAAGAGAAGAAAGAAAACAAGTTGTGAAGGTTGAAGATGTATTAAAAAATAAGCAGTTTGAAGAGCTTAATATAGAAGAATATCAGGATAAGACTAGAGCATTCCTTAAAATACAGGATGGGTGTAATAGATTCTGCTCCTATTGCCTTATACCTTTTGCAAGGGGGGCCGTATGCAGCAAAGAGCCTTCAAAAATCATGAGCGAAGTTGAAGAACTTGCAAGACATGGATTTAAAGAAATAATCTTATCGGGTATCCACACTGCTTCTTATGGAGTTGATTTAGAAGAAAAAGTTACACTGATAGATATTTTAGAAAAGATTGAAAAGGTTGATGGAATAGAGAGAGTAAGAATTGGTTCTATTGATCCTACATTTTTTACAGAAGAAGCTATAAATAGAATTGTAGTACTTAAAAAATTATGTCCGCATTTCCATTTATCACTTCAAAGCGGTTGTGATGAAACACTTAAAAGGATGAATAGACATTATACCACTGAAGTTTATAAAAAGGTTGTTAATGACTTAAGAAACCATATAAAGGATGTATCAATTACAACAGATATTATTGTAGGATTTCCTGGTGAAACAGAAGAAGAGTTTGAACAAACTTTTAAATTTTTAAGTGAGATTAAATTGACTAAGATGCATATATTTAAATATAGTCCACGAAAAGGAACAAAAGCAGCAGGCATGAAAAACCAGGTGGATGGAAATATTAAGGAATACAGAAGCAGCAGGTTAATAGAGTTAAGTGAGTGCAATGAAGCAGATTTTATCAAAAAGCTTGAAGGAGCTTCTGTAAAGGTCCTATATGAACAAAGAATCAATAGTATAGAAGATAGATATGAAGGGTATACTCCAAATTATATAAAGGTTATAACAGGCGCTAAAGAAGATATTACAGGAAGTATTATTAAAACTACACTGAAAAAAGCTTGCAAAGACTATATGATTGGAGAGATAATATAA
- a CDS encoding 16S rRNA (uracil(1498)-N(3))-methyltransferase, with product MHKFFVPKDKIINNKAYIEGDDVKHIYKVLRLQPGEKVSINNCKGREYLGEIYEVNKMQVTVDIVEELDVSNESPLDIYLYQGLPKSAKMDFIVQKATELGALEVTPVITERVVVKNELGEFKKVDRWNRIALEACKQSKRSIIPTINTPIEFNELLEELKKVDLIVVPYENEEGYGIKQMIKTINSEVKSAAIVIGPEGGFEEEEISRLKELKAHVITLGPRILRTETAGLTCISLLMYELGDLGGKMSK from the coding sequence ATGCATAAGTTTTTTGTGCCAAAGGATAAGATTATAAACAATAAAGCCTATATTGAAGGCGATGATGTTAAGCATATATATAAGGTATTAAGACTTCAACCAGGCGAAAAGGTAAGCATAAATAATTGTAAAGGTAGAGAATATTTAGGCGAGATATATGAAGTAAATAAAATGCAAGTTACAGTTGATATTGTTGAAGAATTAGATGTAAGTAATGAGAGTCCACTAGATATCTACCTTTATCAAGGACTTCCAAAGTCAGCCAAGATGGATTTCATAGTTCAAAAGGCTACTGAACTGGGTGCTTTAGAGGTTACCCCTGTAATAACTGAAAGAGTAGTAGTTAAAAATGAACTTGGAGAATTTAAGAAGGTAGATAGATGGAATAGAATAGCTCTTGAGGCATGCAAACAGAGTAAAAGATCCATCATCCCAACAATAAATACACCTATTGAGTTTAATGAACTACTTGAAGAGCTAAAAAAAGTTGACTTGATTGTTGTACCTTATGAAAATGAAGAAGGGTATGGAATTAAGCAAATGATTAAGACCATAAACAGTGAAGTTAAAAGTGCAGCAATAGTAATAGGCCCTGAGGGCGGATTTGAAGAAGAAGAAATAAGTAGGCTTAAGGAACTTAAAGCACATGTAATAACACTAGGACCAAGAATCTTAAGAACAGAAACAGCAGGACTTACATGCATATCATTACTAATGTATGAACTAGGAGATTTAGGCGGTAAAATGTCTAAATGA
- the dnaK gene encoding molecular chaperone DnaK, with translation MGKVIGIDLGTTNSCVAVMEGGEPVVIPNAEGSRTTPSVVSFQANGERLVGQVAKRQAITNPDKTIISIKREMGTNHKVNIDGKEHSPQEISAMVLMKIKADAESYLGEKVTQAVITVPAYFNDSQRQATKDAGKIAGLEVLRIINEPTAASLAYGLDKMDTNQKIFVYDLGGGTFDVSILELGDGVFEVKSTNGNTRLGGDDFDQRVMNYIADTFKSEQGIDLRNDKMALQRLKEAAEKAKIELSSSLQTNINLPFITADATGPKHIDMNLTRAKFNEITHDLVEATIEPMKKALQDAGLSINEIDKVLLVGGSTRIPAVQEAVKNFTGKEPSKGVNPDECVAVGAAIQAGVLTGDVKDVLLLDVTPLTLGIETMGGVATALIERNTTIPTRKSQVFSTAADGQTSVEIHVVQGERPMAADNKTLGTFTLSGIAPAPRGIPQIEVTFDIDANGIVNVSAKDKGTGKEANITITASTNLSSDEIDKAVKEAEKFAEEDKKRKESIEVKNNADQIVYQTEKALTDLGDKVSAEDKAKIEEKVTAIKAVKDGNDLEAIKKATEELTQLFYSISSKLYQQDPGAQGAGFNPGDMGGNAGNAGAHDDNVVDADFKVEDDK, from the coding sequence ATGGGAAAAGTCATAGGTATCGATTTAGGTACTACAAATTCATGTGTAGCAGTTATGGAAGGTGGAGAACCAGTTGTTATTCCAAATGCAGAAGGTTCTAGAACTACACCATCAGTAGTTTCATTCCAAGCAAATGGTGAAAGATTAGTAGGTCAGGTAGCAAAAAGACAGGCAATAACAAACCCTGATAAAACTATAATATCAATTAAGAGAGAAATGGGTACAAATCATAAAGTAAATATTGATGGAAAAGAGCATTCTCCACAAGAAATATCAGCAATGGTTCTTATGAAGATAAAGGCTGATGCAGAATCATACTTAGGAGAAAAAGTTACTCAAGCTGTTATAACAGTTCCAGCATATTTTAATGATAGCCAAAGACAAGCAACTAAGGATGCAGGTAAAATAGCAGGACTTGAAGTTCTAAGAATAATAAATGAGCCTACTGCTGCATCACTAGCTTATGGTCTAGACAAAATGGATACAAACCAAAAAATATTTGTATATGACCTAGGTGGAGGTACATTTGACGTATCAATTCTTGAACTAGGTGATGGTGTTTTTGAAGTTAAATCTACTAATGGTAATACAAGATTAGGTGGAGATGACTTCGACCAAAGAGTTATGAACTATATAGCTGATACTTTCAAGTCAGAGCAAGGAATTGATTTAAGGAATGATAAAATGGCACTTCAAAGATTAAAGGAAGCTGCTGAAAAGGCTAAGATTGAATTATCTTCATCATTACAAACTAATATAAATCTACCATTCATTACTGCTGATGCAACTGGTCCTAAACATATTGATATGAATCTTACAAGAGCTAAATTCAATGAGATTACTCATGATCTAGTTGAAGCTACAATAGAACCTATGAAAAAGGCTCTTCAAGATGCAGGCTTATCAATAAATGAAATAGATAAGGTTTTACTTGTAGGTGGATCTACAAGAATACCAGCAGTACAAGAAGCTGTTAAGAACTTTACAGGAAAAGAACCATCAAAGGGAGTTAACCCAGATGAATGCGTTGCTGTAGGTGCTGCTATTCAAGCTGGAGTTTTAACAGGAGATGTTAAGGATGTATTGCTGCTTGACGTTACACCTTTAACTCTAGGAATAGAAACTATGGGTGGAGTTGCTACTGCTCTTATAGAAAGAAACACAACAATACCTACAAGAAAAAGCCAAGTATTCTCAACAGCTGCTGATGGTCAAACTTCAGTAGAAATTCACGTTGTTCAAGGTGAAAGACCAATGGCTGCTGACAATAAAACTCTAGGAACATTTACACTATCAGGAATAGCACCAGCTCCAAGAGGGATTCCTCAAATAGAAGTTACTTTTGATATAGATGCAAATGGTATAGTTAATGTTTCAGCTAAAGATAAAGGAACAGGAAAAGAAGCTAATATTACAATAACAGCTTCAACTAACCTATCCAGTGATGAAATAGATAAGGCTGTTAAAGAAGCTGAAAAGTTTGCAGAAGAAGATAAAAAGAGAAAAGAATCTATTGAAGTTAAAAACAATGCAGACCAAATAGTTTACCAAACAGAAAAAGCACTTACTGATCTAGGTGATAAGGTTTCTGCTGAAGATAAAGCTAAAATAGAAGAAAAAGTAACTGCTATAAAAGCTGTTAAGGATGGAAATGATCTTGAAGCTATTAAGAAGGCTACTGAAGAGTTAACTCAATTATTCTACAGTATTTCATCTAAGCTGTATCAACAAGATCCAGGTGCACAAGGAGCAGGTTTTAATCCTGGAGATATGGGCGGCAATGCAGGTAATGCAGGAGCTCATGATGACAATGTAGTAGATGCAGATTTTAAAGTAGAAGATGACAAATAA
- the prmA gene encoding 50S ribosomal protein L11 methyltransferase, producing MQGKWIEVKVVTTSEALEPVSGIFYSLDVKGVAIEDPNDILQREQGPLTWDFADINLFEYGDKAAVVKGYFSVEDNMKEIEEYIKEKIQDLKGLGIDIGEGKVEVKAVYEEDWANNWKKYYKPTNIGNKIVIRPIWEEYQAKEDEIIIDMDPGMAFGTGTHETTRMCIEALEKYVTNEKTVFDIGTGSGILAITAAKLGADEVIGVDLDPVAVDSARQNVELNKVHSDIKILEGNLMEVVDGKADIVVANIIADVIIFLAEDVKKFIKDNGYFIASGIIRERSQDVVNKLAECGFKVEEVNTLGEWVCIVAKR from the coding sequence ATGCAGGGAAAATGGATAGAAGTTAAGGTCGTTACTACTAGTGAGGCACTTGAACCGGTATCAGGTATATTTTACTCCTTAGATGTAAAAGGGGTTGCTATAGAAGATCCAAATGACATATTACAAAGAGAACAAGGTCCGCTTACTTGGGATTTTGCAGACATAAATTTGTTTGAATATGGTGATAAAGCAGCTGTTGTAAAGGGATACTTTAGTGTTGAAGATAACATGAAGGAAATAGAAGAATATATTAAAGAAAAAATACAGGATCTGAAGGGCTTAGGAATAGATATAGGTGAAGGTAAAGTAGAAGTTAAGGCTGTATATGAAGAAGATTGGGCTAATAACTGGAAGAAGTATTATAAGCCAACTAATATAGGGAACAAAATAGTTATAAGACCAATATGGGAAGAATATCAAGCTAAAGAAGATGAAATAATTATTGATATGGACCCAGGTATGGCTTTTGGAACTGGTACACATGAAACAACTAGAATGTGTATAGAAGCACTAGAAAAATATGTTACAAATGAAAAAACAGTATTTGATATAGGAACAGGTTCTGGAATATTAGCTATTACTGCGGCAAAACTTGGAGCAGATGAGGTGATAGGTGTAGATTTAGATCCTGTAGCAGTTGATTCCGCTAGACAAAATGTAGAACTTAATAAAGTACATAGTGATATTAAAATTCTTGAAGGAAATCTTATGGAAGTAGTAGATGGCAAGGCTGATATAGTAGTTGCTAATATTATTGCAGATGTAATTATTTTCCTTGCAGAAGACGTGAAAAAATTTATTAAGGATAATGGATACTTCATTGCTTCTGGAATCATAAGAGAAAGAAGTCAGGATGTAGTAAATAAGTTAGCTGAGTGTGGCTTTAAAGTTGAAGAGGTAAATACCCTAGGAGAATGGGTATGTATAGTTGCTAAAAGGTAG
- the yqfC gene encoding sporulation protein YqfC, translating to MENKINKTKETLAEKLDLPRDVVLNLPKITITGDNEITIENHKGVILFEDHEIKVNSNVGLITIEGIHFEILFMGGSTLTVCGKFKTVRYEGNA from the coding sequence GTGGAAAACAAAATAAATAAGACTAAGGAAACTTTAGCCGAAAAATTAGATTTACCAAGAGATGTGGTGTTAAACCTACCCAAGATAACAATTACTGGAGATAATGAAATTACTATAGAAAATCATAAAGGAGTAATACTTTTTGAAGATCATGAAATAAAGGTTAATTCTAACGTAGGGCTGATAACTATTGAGGGCATACACTTTGAAATTCTATTTATGGGAGGCAGTACCTTAACTGTATGTGGGAAGTTTAAAACTGTGAGGTATGAAGGAAATGCTTAA
- the dnaJ gene encoding molecular chaperone DnaJ: MAKKDYYEILGLQKGASDDEIKKAFRKLAIKYHPDKNQGDKEAEEKFKEINEAYQVLSDPQKKAQYDQFGTTDFNGGQGGFGGFDFSDIGGFGDIFESFFGGGFSSGKRRNGPERGADIEYTLSLTFEEAVFGVEKEVPINRYEKCETCSGSGAKPGTTAKTCDKCGGTGQTRVQRQTPLGSFVSMNTCDKCGGKGKLITDPCPTCKGTGKERKHRKIKINVPAGVDTGNVIPLRGHGEHGSNGGPSGDLYINIKVAPHQTFRRKGFDIYIDRHVSFAKASIGCELKVPTVDGEVKYEVPSGTQPGTVFRLKGKGVPRVNSSGRGDQYVTIVVDIPKTLNEKQKEALKMFMEASGESIEEGKKSFVDKIKDSFK; this comes from the coding sequence GTGGCAAAAAAAGATTATTATGAAATTTTAGGTCTGCAAAAAGGTGCTAGTGATGATGAAATAAAAAAGGCTTTTAGAAAGCTTGCTATAAAATACCATCCAGATAAAAATCAGGGGGATAAAGAGGCTGAAGAAAAATTTAAAGAGATTAATGAAGCCTATCAAGTGCTTTCAGATCCACAAAAGAAAGCACAATATGATCAATTTGGAACTACTGATTTTAATGGTGGTCAAGGAGGCTTTGGAGGATTTGACTTCTCAGATATTGGAGGCTTTGGAGACATATTTGAGAGCTTTTTCGGTGGAGGCTTTTCTTCAGGAAAAAGACGTAATGGACCTGAACGGGGTGCTGATATAGAATATACTCTTAGCTTAACCTTTGAAGAAGCCGTTTTTGGTGTTGAAAAAGAGGTACCTATAAATAGATATGAAAAGTGTGAAACTTGCTCTGGAAGTGGTGCAAAGCCTGGAACTACAGCAAAAACCTGCGACAAATGCGGTGGAACAGGTCAAACTAGAGTTCAAAGACAAACTCCACTAGGAAGTTTTGTAAGTATGAATACCTGTGATAAGTGCGGAGGTAAAGGTAAGTTAATAACTGATCCATGCCCAACTTGTAAGGGAACAGGTAAGGAAAGAAAACATAGAAAAATTAAGATTAATGTTCCCGCTGGTGTTGATACAGGCAATGTAATTCCATTAAGAGGTCATGGAGAACATGGTTCTAATGGTGGACCTTCTGGCGATTTGTATATAAATATAAAGGTAGCACCTCATCAAACTTTTAGGAGAAAAGGCTTTGATATTTATATAGATAGACATGTAAGCTTTGCAAAGGCATCAATAGGTTGCGAGCTTAAAGTTCCGACAGTTGATGGTGAAGTGAAATATGAAGTTCCATCAGGAACACAGCCTGGTACTGTGTTTAGACTTAAAGGTAAAGGTGTGCCTAGAGTTAATAGCTCCGGTAGAGGAGATCAATATGTAACTATTGTTGTAGATATACCTAAGACTTTAAATGAAAAGCAAAAGGAAGCTTTAAAAATGTTTATGGAAGCAAGTGGCGAATCAATAGAAGAAGGAAAAAAGTCTTTTGTTGACAAAATAAAAGATTCATTTAAGTAA
- the rpsU gene encoding 30S ribosomal protein S21, which produces MSEIRVGENETLESALRRFKRKCARAGVLSEVRKREHYEKPSVKRKKKSEAARKRKFK; this is translated from the coding sequence ATGTCAGAAATAAGAGTTGGAGAAAACGAAACATTAGAAAGTGCATTAAGAAGATTTAAGAGAAAATGTGCTAGAGCTGGTGTTCTTTCAGAAGTTAGAAAAAGAGAACACTATGAAAAGCCAAGCGTAAAGAGAAAAAAGAAATCTGAAGCTGCAAGAAAGAGAAAGTTTAAATAG